The Thermocrinis ruber genome has a window encoding:
- the hflX gene encoding GTPase HflX → MKAILVFLLSSETKEEFREYLEELKELVRAVGGKVLGYIYQRRHSPDPRYYIGAGKAQELKEIISGTGADCVVFDSFLSPSQVANLEELLKVKVFDRADLVLEIFSRRVRSKTAKLQVELARLTHELPRLYGRGKELSRLGGKVGTRGPGEQEVEIKRRAIKRKIEQIKKELEEVKRQRREQRKRRERPLGDTKVVKVALVGYTNVGKSSLMQALTGRETYIQDMPFATLDTKTSAKFLFPDIKILITDTVGFIRKLPPELIESFKATLEEVQEADILLHVIDISDPKWLEKVKVVQGILKELSADDKPTIYVFNKADKVVSKEEDIKLLTEPAFLEGRCVVVSSKLGWGLGELLKAIREKVEELAGASL, encoded by the coding sequence ATGAAAGCAATACTGGTATTTCTTCTTTCCTCAGAAACAAAAGAAGAGTTTAGGGAATATTTAGAGGAACTAAAGGAGTTGGTAAGGGCTGTAGGTGGTAAAGTTCTGGGCTACATCTATCAAAGAAGGCATTCTCCGGACCCAAGGTATTACATAGGCGCGGGAAAGGCTCAGGAGCTAAAGGAAATTATCAGTGGAACCGGTGCGGACTGCGTGGTCTTTGACAGCTTCCTGTCTCCCTCCCAGGTGGCGAACTTAGAGGAACTTCTAAAGGTAAAGGTCTTTGACAGGGCGGACTTGGTGCTTGAGATCTTCTCAAGAAGGGTAAGGAGCAAGACCGCCAAGCTTCAGGTGGAACTGGCAAGGCTCACCCATGAACTTCCAAGACTTTATGGAAGGGGAAAAGAGCTCTCCCGTCTGGGTGGTAAAGTGGGTACAAGGGGTCCCGGTGAGCAAGAGGTGGAGATCAAAAGAAGGGCAATAAAGAGAAAGATAGAGCAGATAAAAAAGGAGCTTGAAGAAGTAAAAAGACAGAGAAGGGAGCAGAGGAAACGCAGAGAAAGACCACTCGGAGATACAAAGGTGGTTAAGGTTGCCCTGGTAGGCTACACCAACGTGGGAAAATCCAGTCTAATGCAGGCTTTGACGGGAAGGGAAACCTACATACAAGACATGCCCTTTGCCACCTTAGACACAAAAACCTCCGCCAAATTCCTTTTCCCAGACATCAAAATCCTCATTACAGACACGGTAGGGTTCATAAGAAAGCTACCCCCAGAGCTTATAGAGTCCTTTAAGGCAACCTTGGAGGAGGTCCAAGAGGCGGACATACTTTTGCATGTGATAGACATCTCGGACCCAAAGTGGTTGGAAAAGGTAAAAGTGGTGCAGGGCATTCTTAAGGAGCTTTCCGCAGATGACAAACCCACCATATACGTCTTTAACAAGGCGGACAAGGTGGTAAGCAAGGAGGAGGACATAAAGCTTTTGACGGAGCCTGCCTTTTTGGAGGGTAGGTGTGTGGTAGTATCCAGCAAGCTTGGGTGGGGGCTTGGAGAACTTTTAAAGGCAATAAGGGAAAAGGTAGAAGAACTGGCGGGAGCGAGCCTATGA
- the fabG gene encoding 3-oxoacyl-[acyl-carrier-protein] reductase codes for MLCIDLSDKKALITGSTRGIGRAIAEYLAKAGAFVVITGRDEERAQQVAKSISDKAIGVAMDLSDPDSIRSAYERIEKEVGPMDILINNAGITKDKLFIRMSLEDWEEVIKVNLTGTFLLTSLVVKGMLKKRWGRIINISSVVGFMGNVGQVNYSATKSALLGFTKSLAKELASRNITVNAIAPGFIETDMTAVLSEDLKKEYLKNIPLQRFGKPEDVAGVVAFLCSSMADYITGEVIHVNGGMF; via the coding sequence ATGCTTTGCATAGACCTATCGGACAAAAAAGCCCTCATTACCGGCTCCACCCGAGGCATAGGAAGGGCCATAGCGGAGTATTTGGCTAAGGCGGGTGCCTTTGTGGTGATCACCGGCAGGGATGAGGAGAGGGCTCAGCAGGTTGCCAAATCTATCTCAGATAAAGCCATCGGCGTTGCCATGGACCTTTCGGACCCCGATTCTATAAGGTCTGCCTACGAAAGGATTGAAAAGGAAGTGGGTCCTATGGATATCCTCATCAACAACGCAGGCATTACAAAGGACAAGCTCTTTATAAGGATGTCTTTGGAAGACTGGGAGGAGGTGATTAAGGTAAACCTTACAGGGACCTTTTTGCTAACTTCCCTGGTGGTAAAGGGCATGCTGAAAAAACGCTGGGGAAGGATCATTAACATCTCCTCCGTGGTGGGCTTTATGGGTAATGTGGGTCAGGTTAATTACTCTGCCACCAAGTCTGCCCTTTTGGGCTTTACCAAGAGCTTGGCAAAGGAGCTGGCAAGCAGAAACATAACGGTCAACGCCATCGCACCCGGGTTCATAGAGACAGACATGACCGCAGTACTCTCGGAGGATCTAAAAAAGGAGTATCTTAAAAACATACCCTTGCAGAGGTTTGGAAAGCCGGAGGATGTGGCGGGTGTGGTAGCCTTCTTGTGCTCGTCCATGGCAGATTACATAACTGGGGAGGTCATACACGTAAACGGCGGAATGTTCTGA
- a CDS encoding adenylosuccinate synthase — MNLVILGAQWGDEGKGKVVALLSENYEVVVRYQGGSNAGHTVVINGEKFILHLLPTGILHPHTVGVIAQGMVVDLELLVKEIKDIESKGLRVRDRLFISDRAHLVFPYHKILDSLLERKGKIGTTLRGIGPAYMLKYARKGIRVCDLWDKDRFYSLVKDNLEFVEELCKKVYCEDFELKIEEVVDRSLENFEEVKDCVIDTSQYLLEKREGILFEGAQGTLLDVDIGTYPYVTSSNSSALGLSAGTGLPPKFFSNAKFYGVSKAYATRVGEGPFPTELKDSTGELLRERGGEYGSTTGRPRRCGWLDLVALKHAVRLNGLDGIILTKLDVLDAFDEIKVCVAYQLEDRIIENFPASLTLLEKVKPVYKSFEGWKESTYGVVDRREIPKKAWDYINFIQEYVGVPVVMLSTSPEKDKYIWLKEESYEGANIG; from the coding sequence ATGAACTTGGTAATTTTAGGTGCCCAGTGGGGCGATGAAGGAAAGGGAAAGGTGGTTGCTTTGCTTTCGGAAAATTACGAGGTGGTGGTGCGCTACCAAGGGGGTAGCAACGCAGGGCACACGGTAGTAATAAATGGAGAAAAGTTTATCCTGCACCTGCTACCCACGGGCATACTGCATCCTCACACGGTGGGCGTCATAGCCCAAGGTATGGTGGTTGATTTGGAGCTCTTGGTAAAGGAGATCAAAGATATAGAGAGTAAGGGGCTAAGGGTAAGGGACAGGCTATTCATAAGCGACAGGGCACACCTGGTGTTTCCTTATCACAAGATTTTGGATTCTCTTCTGGAGAGAAAAGGGAAAATCGGCACCACTTTGAGGGGCATAGGTCCTGCTTACATGCTAAAGTATGCAAGGAAGGGCATAAGGGTCTGCGACCTTTGGGATAAGGACCGATTTTACTCTTTGGTAAAGGACAACTTGGAGTTTGTGGAAGAGCTCTGTAAGAAGGTCTACTGCGAGGACTTTGAACTGAAGATAGAAGAGGTGGTGGATCGTAGCCTTGAAAACTTTGAGGAGGTCAAAGACTGTGTAATAGACACATCCCAGTATCTCCTTGAAAAGCGAGAAGGCATCCTCTTTGAAGGTGCCCAGGGAACCCTTTTGGATGTGGATATTGGAACGTACCCTTACGTGACCTCCTCCAACTCCTCCGCTTTGGGGCTCTCTGCGGGAACGGGACTACCACCAAAGTTTTTCTCCAACGCCAAATTCTACGGAGTTTCCAAGGCTTATGCCACAAGGGTAGGAGAGGGTCCCTTTCCCACCGAGCTGAAGGACTCCACAGGGGAGTTGTTGAGGGAAAGGGGTGGTGAGTACGGTTCCACCACCGGAAGACCAAGAAGGTGTGGTTGGTTGGACTTGGTGGCCCTAAAGCATGCGGTCAGGCTAAACGGCTTGGATGGTATAATCCTTACAAAGCTGGATGTTTTGGATGCCTTTGATGAGATAAAGGTCTGCGTTGCGTACCAGCTGGAGGATAGAATAATAGAGAACTTCCCTGCCAGCCTTACACTCTTGGAAAAGGTCAAGCCCGTGTACAAAAGCTTTGAAGGCTGGAAAGAAAGCACTTACGGCGTGGTGGATAGAAGAGAGATCCCAAAAAAAGCTTGGGATTACATAAACTTTATCCAAGAGTACGTGGGTGTGCCTGTGGTCATGCTATCCACGAGTCCAGAAAAGGATAAATACATCTGGCTTAAGGAAGAGAGCTATGAAGGTGCAAATATTGGTTAA
- a CDS encoding 2-oxoacid:acceptor oxidoreductase family protein has translation MMRKRLNIRMPALGGQGAVTAAHIIATAADYEGYYAVSNPFFGAEKRMAPAESYARIAIEPIFDRGEVVYPDIILVFHPQVITMGKSYTMPFYSGIKRNGLIIINSEEDLLTEEDKEYLESLEVKVLNFNATKFAIDIAGTELATNMAMIGALFGAIGVVSVEAIEEGIKSRFLKKFVASGGTASLDSALERKFKKKLELIQKNLDTAKAAYEMAQRWAQEQGLEPFLPPPPKKALV, from the coding sequence ATGATGAGAAAAAGATTAAACATACGGATGCCTGCTTTGGGCGGTCAGGGTGCGGTTACCGCCGCCCATATAATAGCCACCGCAGCGGACTATGAAGGATACTATGCGGTCTCAAACCCCTTCTTTGGTGCAGAAAAGAGGATGGCACCCGCCGAGAGCTACGCCCGTATTGCCATAGAGCCCATCTTTGATAGAGGAGAGGTAGTCTATCCAGACATTATACTGGTCTTCCACCCGCAGGTGATCACCATGGGTAAATCCTACACCATGCCCTTTTACTCTGGTATAAAAAGGAACGGTCTGATCATCATAAACTCAGAAGAAGACCTTCTCACCGAGGAGGACAAGGAGTACCTGGAGAGCTTGGAGGTAAAGGTTTTGAACTTCAACGCCACCAAGTTCGCCATAGACATAGCGGGTACTGAGCTTGCCACCAACATGGCTATGATTGGAGCCCTCTTTGGTGCCATAGGTGTGGTGAGCGTGGAAGCCATAGAGGAAGGTATAAAATCCAGGTTCCTCAAAAAGTTTGTGGCATCTGGTGGAACTGCATCCTTGGACTCTGCCTTGGAAAGGAAGTTCAAAAAGAAATTAGAGCTCATACAAAAGAATTTGGACACCGCAAAGGCAGCCTATGAAATGGCTCAAAGATGGGCTCAGGAGCAGGGACTTGAACCATTCCTGCCACCACCGCCAAAGAAGGCTTTAGTATAA
- the hfq gene encoding RNA chaperone Hfq, protein MIPIEKNGNVQDEFIEELKRKNATVTVFLTRGNRITGKIIDHDKYTVLLEVEGEPNLIYKHAISTIVVGG, encoded by the coding sequence ATGATTCCGATCGAAAAAAACGGCAACGTGCAGGACGAGTTTATTGAAGAACTGAAGAGAAAGAACGCCACCGTGACGGTTTTTTTAACAAGGGGAAACAGAATAACCGGTAAGATCATTGACCACGACAAATACACGGTGCTTTTGGAAGTGGAAGGAGAGCCAAACTTGATTTACAAACACGCCATAAGCACCATAGTAGTCGGTGGGTGA
- a CDS encoding tetratricopeptide repeat protein — protein sequence MTATERVGWKGYRWLWAKLLLVIFSLLLSFSQERLSENTALAQRKFYSGSINLENRNYEDAIRDLTSAFNLDRNGYYGELAYLWLGRAYALLAYSKADKRGLLSAIAFLNMYPYYFKRANYIDLQREFLGDVYLLLEEYSKAKELYLSLYKNSYQKKYLVKFLYADALEGGTKNIELLENLRVSEEGVDPSMLSLIRGYYFYNQGRFKEALSELTHARAQNRDLEEDPHFLYRLALSYYMLQDWRNSLFYFELLRRKDLYRRYADKSSYFLLFINLDNKNYSEAMERLQELMKDRDPLTDLTLRLALSQLWFYEDFIDKYKLSWYKQLLLKIAWIDYAKSYGLPSLLGVYYYSLKDKKLMYVELLKRAKVSREGYLTMEDIKINMEPFYKSLEAQYKRLDPYEDKDFEFIEALYKVNERNFLTLFDASALLRGSLYRGKLDYVGLLDVVGEPTKSFLRAQEFLPTGKEKEGVELLSKVKDQLTGEDHTEALFLLGFFSDNKKLLETALQTKDLEKSQRLKGYIPTALLELGDYYYSLGNFTKAKEFYKGYLERSDEEDNLYWLTALRLARLSGLTKDEETLQWVVKKAEKTDNILGRLIVSLWGG from the coding sequence TTGACAGCTACAGAAAGGGTTGGCTGGAAAGGTTATCGGTGGCTGTGGGCTAAACTGCTACTGGTCATTTTTAGCCTACTGCTTTCCTTTTCCCAAGAGAGGCTTTCCGAAAACACCGCCTTAGCCCAGAGAAAGTTTTACAGTGGTTCCATAAACTTGGAAAATCGCAACTATGAAGATGCGATAAGAGATCTAACAAGTGCCTTTAACTTGGATAGAAACGGTTATTATGGAGAACTTGCTTATCTTTGGCTCGGAAGGGCATACGCTCTTCTTGCCTACTCAAAGGCTGACAAAAGGGGTCTTCTCTCCGCCATCGCCTTTTTGAACATGTATCCCTATTACTTTAAAAGGGCAAACTATATAGACCTTCAAAGAGAATTTCTGGGAGACGTATATCTACTCTTGGAAGAGTACTCCAAAGCCAAGGAGCTCTACCTTAGTCTATACAAAAACAGCTATCAGAAAAAGTATTTGGTGAAGTTTTTGTATGCGGATGCCTTGGAAGGAGGTACAAAGAACATAGAGCTTTTAGAGAACCTTAGGGTATCGGAGGAGGGTGTGGACCCCTCCATGCTTTCCCTCATAAGGGGGTATTACTTTTACAACCAGGGTAGGTTTAAAGAAGCCCTCTCTGAGCTGACACATGCAAGGGCTCAGAATAGAGACTTGGAAGAGGACCCTCATTTCTTATACAGGTTAGCCTTGTCTTATTACATGCTCCAAGACTGGAGAAACAGTCTCTTTTACTTTGAGCTACTGCGAAGGAAGGACTTATACAGGAGGTACGCAGACAAAAGTAGCTATTTCTTGCTTTTTATAAACCTGGACAACAAAAACTACTCGGAGGCTATGGAAAGATTGCAAGAGCTTATGAAAGATAGGGACCCACTAACTGACCTGACCCTAAGGCTTGCACTATCACAGCTCTGGTTTTATGAAGATTTCATTGATAAATACAAACTCAGTTGGTACAAACAGTTACTCTTGAAGATAGCCTGGATTGATTACGCCAAAAGCTACGGATTACCCTCCCTGCTGGGTGTCTATTATTACTCTTTAAAGGACAAAAAGCTTATGTACGTGGAGCTTTTGAAAAGGGCAAAGGTCTCAAGGGAGGGCTATTTAACGATGGAGGACATAAAAATAAACATGGAACCTTTTTATAAAAGCTTGGAGGCTCAATACAAGAGGCTAGACCCTTATGAAGATAAGGATTTTGAGTTTATTGAAGCCCTATACAAGGTCAATGAAAGGAACTTCCTAACCCTCTTTGACGCTTCCGCACTGCTGAGGGGTTCCCTTTACAGGGGCAAGCTGGATTATGTGGGGCTTTTGGATGTGGTTGGAGAACCCACAAAGAGCTTTCTAAGGGCGCAGGAATTTTTGCCAACAGGCAAGGAAAAGGAAGGAGTGGAGCTCTTGAGTAAGGTCAAGGACCAGCTTACTGGAGAGGATCACACTGAGGCACTCTTTCTCCTGGGCTTTTTCTCCGATAACAAAAAACTTCTTGAGACAGCTTTGCAAACCAAAGACTTAGAAAAATCCCAAAGGCTGAAGGGATACATACCCACCGCCCTTCTTGAGCTTGGAGATTATTACTACTCGCTGGGAAACTTCACAAAGGCTAAGGAATTTTACAAAGGCTATTTGGAGAGATCGGATGAAGAGGATAATCTATATTGGCTTACCGCCCTTAGGCTGGCAAGGCTGAGCGGTTTAACCAAGGATGAGGAAACACTCCAGTGGGTTGTCAAAAAAGCTGAAAAAACAGATAATATATTAGGTAGGCTTATAGTTAGCCTCTGGGGAGGATGA
- the tgt gene encoding tRNA guanosine(34) transglycosylase Tgt: MFKFEVLKADGKARRGRLYTPHGVIETPVFMPVGTQGTVKAMIHKLLEDIGTQIILGNTYHLYLRPGLEVIESAGGLHNFIGWKKPILTDSGGFQVFSLAKDRLKDGRSKVKVEEDGVYFKDHLAGDTHFFTPEFVIKAQEIFGSDIIMPLDECVEYPTTYAYAKSALERTLRWLDRSIKAKTREDQVLFGIVQGAFFEDLRRESALRTMERELFGYAIGGLSVGEPKEIMIEMAQLVCEELPWEKPRYLMGVGMPEDLLMAIGVGVDMFDCVAPTRMARTGTLFTSQGKLNIRKEIYKKDFSPPDPECDCYTCQNFSRAYLRHLFHAEEISAYILNTIHNLHFYHRLMEGARKAIEEGNFDSYRKGWLERLSVAVG, encoded by the coding sequence ATGTTTAAGTTTGAGGTTTTAAAGGCAGACGGAAAGGCAAGGAGGGGAAGGCTTTACACACCACATGGAGTTATAGAAACGCCCGTGTTTATGCCCGTGGGCACTCAGGGAACCGTGAAGGCTATGATCCACAAGCTTTTGGAAGATATTGGCACCCAAATAATCTTGGGAAACACCTACCACCTTTACCTGCGCCCTGGGCTTGAAGTGATAGAGAGCGCGGGAGGACTACACAACTTCATAGGCTGGAAAAAACCCATACTTACAGACAGTGGAGGCTTTCAGGTCTTTTCTCTCGCTAAGGATCGGCTGAAGGACGGAAGGTCCAAGGTGAAGGTGGAAGAAGACGGCGTGTACTTTAAAGACCATCTGGCAGGGGACACCCACTTTTTCACGCCCGAGTTTGTGATAAAGGCTCAGGAAATATTTGGCTCGGACATAATCATGCCCTTGGATGAGTGCGTGGAGTATCCTACCACCTATGCCTACGCCAAGTCTGCCTTAGAGAGGACGCTGAGGTGGCTTGACAGGTCCATAAAGGCAAAGACGAGGGAGGATCAGGTGCTCTTTGGCATAGTTCAGGGGGCTTTCTTTGAGGACCTAAGAAGAGAGTCCGCCTTGAGGACTATGGAGAGGGAACTTTTTGGGTATGCCATAGGGGGTCTATCGGTGGGAGAGCCAAAAGAAATTATGATAGAGATGGCACAGTTGGTTTGCGAGGAACTTCCTTGGGAAAAGCCACGCTACTTAATGGGAGTAGGTATGCCTGAGGATCTTTTGATGGCAATAGGAGTGGGCGTTGATATGTTTGACTGCGTGGCACCCACCCGTATGGCACGCACGGGGACCTTATTTACCTCCCAAGGAAAGTTGAACATAAGAAAGGAAATTTACAAAAAGGACTTTTCTCCACCGGACCCAGAGTGCGACTGTTATACCTGCCAGAACTTCTCTCGGGCTTATCTGAGGCACCTTTTCCACGCGGAAGAGATCTCCGCCTACATTTTAAACACTATCCACAATCTCCATTTCTACCACAGGCTTATGGAAGGTGCAAGAAAGGCAATAGAGGAGGGGAACTTTGACAGCTACAGAAAGGGTTGGCTGGAAAGGTTATCGGTGGCTGTGGGCTAA
- a CDS encoding RluA family pseudouridine synthase — protein sequence MKKRSIQEILEFLVEEEDRLDRFLARAYPDFSRSYLQRLIEEGYVLVENQVITKPSKRLKRGEKVLLLVPEPEPLEIPPENIPIRIVYEDAHLLVVVKPCGMVVHPSPGYTTGTLVNALLYHVKDLSSIGGVERPGIVHRLDKDTMGLMVVAKSDQVHRSLAEQFKERKVFKLYRAIVQGIVSWEHKVVESSIGRHPIDRKKFAIVEGGKYAKSEFFVKERFPKHNATLLEVRLHTGRTHQIRVHVSALGHPILGDRTYGFKPASVSKEILELMGNCHMLLSYKLGFFHPVDNKWLEFEVKDVEPFSKVLNYLRAS from the coding sequence TTGAAGAAAAGAAGTATCCAAGAAATCCTTGAATTTCTTGTGGAAGAAGAAGATCGTTTGGACAGATTTTTGGCAAGGGCTTATCCGGACTTTTCAAGAAGCTATCTGCAAAGGCTAATAGAGGAGGGGTACGTTTTGGTGGAAAACCAAGTTATCACGAAACCTTCAAAAAGGCTAAAGCGGGGGGAAAAAGTTTTACTCTTGGTGCCAGAGCCCGAGCCCTTGGAGATCCCTCCCGAAAACATTCCCATAAGGATAGTCTATGAGGATGCCCATCTTTTGGTGGTTGTCAAGCCCTGTGGTATGGTTGTGCATCCTTCGCCCGGTTATACTACTGGAACCCTTGTGAATGCCCTTCTTTATCATGTAAAAGACCTTTCTTCCATCGGTGGTGTAGAAAGACCGGGGATAGTCCACAGGTTGGACAAGGATACCATGGGGCTTATGGTGGTGGCAAAGAGCGACCAAGTGCACAGAAGTTTGGCGGAGCAGTTCAAAGAGAGAAAAGTCTTTAAGCTTTACAGGGCAATAGTTCAAGGGATAGTAAGCTGGGAACACAAAGTGGTGGAAAGTAGCATAGGAAGGCATCCCATAGACAGGAAAAAATTTGCGATAGTGGAAGGCGGAAAGTATGCCAAGAGTGAGTTTTTCGTAAAGGAAAGGTTTCCCAAACACAATGCCACCCTTCTTGAGGTGAGACTCCACACGGGAAGAACTCATCAAATCAGGGTGCATGTTTCTGCCCTTGGGCATCCCATACTGGGAGACAGAACTTACGGTTTTAAACCGGCGAGCGTCTCAAAGGAAATCCTTGAGTTGATGGGAAACTGCCACATGCTTTTGAGCTACAAACTTGGCTTTTTCCATCCGGTAGATAATAAATGGCTTGAGTTTGAAGTGAAGGATGTGGAACCCTTCAGTAAAGTGCTCAACTACTTAAGAGCTTCTTAA
- a CDS encoding TIGR00282 family metallophosphoesterase: MKFLIVGDIIGKPGRKALKYYTISSPGTFDVLVVNVENSAGGFGINRKVYEELKAIGVDVMTSGNHIWDKKEVLEFVNTPDLLRPANYPEGVPGRGYGIYEKKGVKFAVINLMGRVFMDPNLENPFSTFDRIYEEIREETPIILVDFHAEATSEKTAFGIYVDGRASLVYGTHTHVPTADQVILKRGTGYVSDVGMSGCWYSAIGMKSEDVIRKFLTGLPQRFEVEEKEDVVFNGILAEIDESSGKCLRIERVQKYITREEFKEL; the protein is encoded by the coding sequence ATGAAATTCCTGATCGTAGGAGACATAATAGGAAAACCCGGAAGAAAAGCCCTCAAGTACTACACCATATCCAGCCCAGGTACCTTTGATGTGCTGGTGGTTAATGTGGAGAACTCCGCAGGAGGCTTTGGCATAAACAGAAAGGTTTATGAGGAGCTAAAAGCCATCGGTGTGGATGTGATGACTTCCGGCAACCACATATGGGACAAAAAGGAAGTTTTGGAGTTTGTAAACACACCTGACCTTTTGAGACCTGCCAACTACCCAGAGGGAGTACCGGGAAGGGGCTATGGCATTTACGAGAAGAAGGGTGTAAAGTTTGCGGTGATAAACCTTATGGGAAGGGTCTTTATGGACCCAAACTTAGAAAATCCCTTTTCAACCTTTGACAGGATATACGAGGAAATAAGAGAAGAAACGCCTATAATTCTGGTGGATTTTCACGCGGAGGCAACCTCCGAGAAGACCGCCTTTGGCATATACGTAGACGGAAGGGCAAGTTTAGTTTATGGAACTCACACCCATGTGCCCACCGCAGACCAGGTCATACTAAAGAGGGGCACAGGCTATGTTAGCGACGTGGGCATGTCTGGATGCTGGTATTCTGCCATAGGTATGAAGTCGGAGGATGTGATAAGGAAATTCCTTACAGGACTGCCCCAGAGGTTTGAGGTGGAAGAAAAAGAGGATGTGGTCTTTAACGGCATTTTGGCGGAGATAGATGAGAGCTCGGGCAAATGCTTGCGCATAGAAAGGGTTCAAAAATACATCACCCGGGAGGAGTTCAAGGAATTATAA
- the lpxB gene encoding lipid-A-disaccharide synthase, which produces MKVFVSVAERSASNYLQAIFKDFVSVEFFGLTDENLEALGFKSIARYEDISVVGIWEAIPKIPKVLRLYSKIESLAKDMDAFILCDAPAFNIPLLKRIRDKVKKVIYFISPQVWAWRESRAEVISKLTDYLVVILPFEVEFYKKYGKEALFVGHPLTDLAKPTLPEEKVKGLVEWEDYLVILPGSRWSEIKNHGEYIKRAYRVLYEKTKLPAVIPTFEPFRRKLEQLFKGLPVKVFTPLDLEKPNYNLSFYAKFGLVASGTAELELSLLEVPHVVFYRVNPITYWVGKRLAKVSHIALTNLILKEGVIPEVVQRPWQELVSVALNIDAQRQREAFARLKTELGGEGSINRLRALFKKLLSS; this is translated from the coding sequence ATGAAAGTTTTTGTTTCTGTGGCGGAAAGATCTGCCAGCAACTACCTGCAGGCTATATTCAAAGACTTTGTCTCGGTGGAATTTTTCGGCTTAACCGATGAAAACTTAGAAGCCCTTGGTTTTAAAAGCATTGCAAGGTACGAAGACATCTCCGTAGTAGGCATATGGGAAGCCATTCCAAAAATTCCAAAGGTTTTAAGGCTTTACTCCAAGATAGAGAGCCTTGCAAAGGATATGGATGCCTTTATCCTATGCGATGCACCAGCCTTTAACATTCCCCTTTTAAAAAGAATAAGGGACAAAGTAAAGAAGGTCATATACTTTATATCCCCTCAAGTTTGGGCTTGGAGGGAAAGTAGGGCGGAGGTGATCTCAAAGCTCACAGACTACCTTGTGGTTATCCTACCCTTTGAGGTGGAGTTTTACAAAAAGTACGGAAAGGAGGCCCTGTTTGTGGGACATCCCCTCACCGATTTAGCCAAACCCACACTGCCAGAGGAAAAGGTAAAGGGTTTGGTAGAGTGGGAAGATTACTTGGTGATCCTGCCCGGTAGTCGTTGGAGTGAGATAAAAAATCACGGCGAGTATATCAAAAGGGCTTACAGGGTCCTGTATGAAAAAACCAAACTGCCCGCGGTTATTCCCACCTTTGAACCCTTCAGAAGAAAGCTAGAACAGCTTTTTAAAGGTCTGCCCGTGAAGGTTTTTACACCCTTGGACTTAGAAAAGCCAAACTACAACCTTTCCTTTTATGCCAAGTTTGGGCTTGTGGCAAGCGGGACTGCAGAGCTGGAGCTTAGCCTTTTGGAAGTTCCCCATGTGGTCTTTTATCGGGTTAATCCTATTACCTATTGGGTGGGTAAAAGGTTGGCAAAGGTTTCCCACATAGCCCTAACCAACTTAATACTAAAGGAGGGTGTGATCCCGGAGGTAGTTCAAAGACCGTGGCAAGAGCTTGTATCTGTGGCCCTCAACATAGACGCTCAAAGGCAAAGGGAAGCCTTTGCAAGGTTAAAGACTGAACTGGGTGGAGAGGGTAGTATAAACCGCCTCAGGGCACTCTTTAAGAAGCTCTTAAGTAGTTGA
- a CDS encoding thiamine pyrophosphate-dependent enzyme codes for MSYKIYQVNEALREFVPKEIIDLEEKATWGNPKRGVMDLPYAKELIEEHSLCAGCPESMAFRYILASLPAPEDTIIVNSTGCTSLVFPHIALHTVHSLFGNQNAVASGIKRVLEWRFPEKVKDVIVLAGDGAIVDIGLDCTLQSFFRQEKITTICFDNEVYANTGGQESGSTVKGHVFKMAPKGKQFEKVPMWQLAIDSGCHYVARLTVSSPKRVEQVVKKAIYVAREVGPTYIHLYTPCILEIGLNSDDGLEEARARDKERFAFFEYATPEAQEVINRKKEEGLL; via the coding sequence ATGTCATATAAGATCTATCAAGTAAACGAAGCACTTAGAGAATTTGTTCCAAAAGAAATAATAGACCTTGAGGAGAAGGCAACCTGGGGCAATCCCAAAAGGGGTGTTATGGACCTGCCTTACGCCAAGGAACTTATAGAGGAGCACTCCCTGTGTGCAGGTTGTCCCGAGTCAATGGCTTTTAGGTATATCCTTGCATCCCTTCCCGCACCCGAGGACACTATAATCGTCAATTCCACCGGTTGCACCTCTTTGGTGTTCCCACACATAGCCCTTCATACTGTTCATTCTCTCTTTGGAAACCAAAACGCAGTGGCAAGCGGTATAAAGAGGGTCCTTGAGTGGAGATTTCCAGAAAAGGTAAAGGATGTGATCGTTTTGGCTGGCGACGGTGCTATTGTAGACATAGGTCTTGACTGTACACTGCAGTCCTTCTTCAGACAGGAAAAGATCACCACCATATGCTTTGACAATGAGGTTTATGCAAACACAGGAGGTCAGGAGAGCGGTTCTACCGTCAAAGGGCATGTCTTTAAGATGGCCCCCAAGGGCAAGCAGTTTGAAAAGGTTCCAATGTGGCAGTTGGCAATAGACTCTGGTTGCCACTACGTGGCAAGGCTAACCGTATCTTCTCCTAAGAGGGTAGAGCAGGTAGTCAAAAAGGCTATATATGTAGCAAGGGAAGTGGGACCCACTTACATACACCTTTATACCCCTTGCATACTTGAGATAGGTTTGAACTCCGACGATGGCTTGGAGGAAGCAAGGGCAAGGGACAAAGAAAGGTTCGCCTTCTTTGAGTATGCAACCCCAGAAGCCCAAGAGGTTATAAACCGCAAGAAAGAGGAGGGATTGTTATGA